One Actinomadura viridis genomic region harbors:
- a CDS encoding DNA gyrase/topoisomerase IV subunit A, whose product MARRGSQAPPPPDFEENIIDVDVSEEMRGSFLEYAYSVIYQRALPDARDGLKPVQRRILYSMNEMGLRPDRGHVKCARVVGEVMGKLHPHGDSAIYDAMVRMAQPWSMRMPLVDGHGNFGSLGGDDMPAAMRYTEARMTREAMLMVASIDEDTVDFRPNYDGQENEPEVLPAAFPNLLVNGASGIAVGMATNMAPHNLGEVIAAARHLIDNPEATLEDLMRFVPGPDLPTGGRIVGLDGIRDAYERGRGTFRTRATAHIENVTPRRKGIVVTELPYAVGPERVKAKIKELVNNKKINGISDLKDLTDRNVGLRLVIEVKNGFNPEGVLAELYRLTPMEETFGINNVALVDGQPRTLGLRELLQVYVDHRIEVVRRRSAHRRKKREDRLHLVEGLLIALLNIDEVIQVIRDSDDAGQAKQRLMQIFELSEIQAQYILDTPLRRLTRFDRLELEKEKRQLAREIAKLTAILESEKKLRGVVSKELGEVAAEYTTPRRTVLLESSGQAATAQVPLEVADDPCLVLMSSTGLLARTTSADPLPAEGARAAHDVLASVVRTSARAQIGAVTSAGRMIRIEVIDLPMMPPSASPPSLAGGAPVTEYVELEPGERIVGLGTMIGSLALGTEQGVVKRVVPDYPPNRDDFEVIALKDGDRVVGAACVAEDDDLVFITDDAQLLHYSAANVRPQGRAAGGMAGIKLSEGARVIWFGALVPGRESRVVTISGSSTALPGTQTGAIKVADYADFPAKGRATGGVRSHRFLKGEDTLIMAWAGPVPVKAATSTGKPLPVTAELGRRDGSGEKLATPLAALGGGDIGPDPVTASAAETGEPGAEPGAEPPAG is encoded by the coding sequence ATGGCACGACGCGGATCCCAGGCCCCTCCACCGCCGGACTTCGAAGAGAACATCATCGACGTCGATGTCTCGGAGGAGATGCGCGGCAGCTTCCTCGAGTACGCGTACTCGGTCATCTACCAGCGGGCACTGCCCGACGCGCGCGACGGCCTCAAGCCGGTGCAGCGCCGGATCCTGTACTCGATGAACGAGATGGGCCTGCGCCCCGACCGGGGGCACGTCAAGTGCGCCCGCGTGGTGGGGGAGGTGATGGGCAAGCTGCACCCGCACGGCGACAGCGCGATCTACGACGCGATGGTGCGGATGGCCCAGCCGTGGTCGATGCGGATGCCGCTGGTCGACGGGCACGGCAACTTCGGCTCGCTCGGCGGCGACGACATGCCCGCCGCCATGCGGTACACCGAGGCGCGGATGACCCGCGAGGCGATGCTCATGGTCGCCTCGATCGACGAGGACACCGTCGACTTCCGGCCCAACTACGACGGCCAGGAGAACGAGCCGGAGGTCCTGCCCGCGGCCTTCCCCAACCTGCTGGTCAACGGCGCGTCCGGGATCGCGGTCGGGATGGCCACCAACATGGCCCCGCACAACCTCGGCGAGGTGATCGCGGCGGCCCGGCACCTGATCGACAACCCCGAGGCCACCCTCGAGGACCTGATGCGCTTCGTGCCCGGTCCCGACCTGCCCACCGGCGGCCGGATCGTGGGCCTGGACGGCATCCGCGACGCCTATGAGCGGGGCCGCGGCACGTTCCGCACCCGCGCCACCGCCCACATCGAGAACGTCACGCCGCGCCGCAAGGGCATCGTGGTCACCGAGCTGCCGTACGCGGTCGGCCCGGAGCGGGTCAAGGCCAAGATCAAGGAACTGGTCAACAACAAGAAGATCAACGGGATCTCCGACCTGAAGGACCTCACCGACCGCAACGTGGGGCTGCGGCTGGTCATCGAGGTCAAGAACGGGTTCAACCCCGAGGGCGTGCTCGCCGAGCTCTACCGGCTGACGCCGATGGAGGAGACCTTCGGCATCAACAACGTGGCGCTGGTCGACGGCCAGCCCCGCACGCTGGGCCTCCGCGAGCTGCTCCAGGTGTACGTCGACCACCGGATCGAGGTCGTCCGGCGCCGTTCGGCCCACCGCCGCAAGAAGCGCGAGGACCGGCTGCACCTGGTCGAGGGCCTGCTGATCGCGCTGCTCAACATCGACGAGGTCATCCAGGTCATCCGCGACAGCGACGACGCGGGCCAGGCCAAGCAGCGGCTGATGCAGATCTTCGAGCTCTCGGAGATCCAGGCGCAGTACATCCTGGACACCCCGCTGCGCCGGCTGACCCGCTTCGACCGGCTGGAACTGGAGAAGGAGAAGCGGCAGCTGGCCCGGGAGATCGCCAAGCTGACCGCGATCCTGGAGTCGGAGAAGAAGCTGCGCGGCGTGGTGTCCAAGGAGCTGGGCGAGGTGGCCGCCGAGTACACCACCCCCCGCCGCACCGTGCTGCTGGAGTCGTCCGGCCAGGCGGCGACCGCGCAGGTGCCGCTGGAGGTCGCCGACGACCCGTGCCTGGTCCTGATGTCCTCCACCGGCCTGCTCGCCCGGACCACCTCGGCCGACCCGCTGCCCGCCGAGGGCGCCCGCGCCGCGCACGACGTCCTGGCGTCGGTCGTCCGGACCAGCGCGCGGGCCCAGATCGGCGCGGTCACCTCGGCCGGGCGGATGATCCGGATCGAGGTCATCGACCTGCCGATGATGCCGCCCTCGGCGTCGCCGCCGTCACTGGCGGGCGGCGCGCCCGTGACCGAGTACGTCGAGCTCGAACCCGGCGAGAGGATCGTGGGCCTGGGGACGATGATCGGCTCGCTGGCGCTGGGCACCGAGCAGGGCGTGGTCAAACGGGTCGTGCCCGACTACCCGCCCAACCGCGACGACTTCGAGGTCATCGCGCTCAAGGACGGCGACCGCGTGGTCGGCGCCGCCTGTGTCGCCGAGGACGACGACCTGGTCTTCATCACCGACGACGCCCAGCTCCTGCACTACTCCGCCGCCAACGTGCGGCCCCAGGGCCGCGCGGCCGGGGGCATGGCGGGCATCAAGCTGTCGGAGGGGGCCCGGGTCATCTGGTTCGGGGCGCTCGTTCCCGGCCGGGAGTCCCGGGTGGTGACGATCTCCGGATCGTCCACGGCGCTTCCGGGCACGCAGACCGGCGCCATCAAGGTCGCCGACTACGCCGACTTCCCGGCCAAGGGCCGCGCCACCGGAGGCGTGCGCTCGCACCGCTTCCTCAAGGGCGAGGACACCCTGATCATGGCCTGGGCCGGCCCGGTCCCGGTCAAGGCCGCGACCTCCACCGGCAAGCCCCTGCCCGTCACCGCCGAGCTGGGCCGCCGCGACGGCTCCGGAGAGAAGCTGGCCACTCCGCTCGCCGCGCTGGGCGGCGGCGACATCGGCCCCGACCCGGTCACCGCCTCCGCCGCCGAGACCGGCGAGCCCGGAGCCGAGCCCGGAGCCGAGCCGCCCGCCGGATGA
- a CDS encoding DUF4097 family beta strand repeat-containing protein: MRDAPPGGAPAAGAPAAGAPDARPRRRGIWVMLAIATALAVLLPAGFRVWGAAVRRTVTESAEFRRPVTEVEIDAGSARVTLGPGQAGRVRIVKTLTWTLSEPRVEQIWAGELLLVRVSCEGPRRWYHGGECDADIDLRIPPLIRVRATAGSGEVRVRGIGGDLRLETGSGRVHLADVRGRVWARARSGLITGTGLTSYTLEATVESGRLAFDFERPPRHVKLSAGSGAGRVTVPRGSYYRVELETGSGAVRVDPALNDRSSLRGIVGKVGSGALSIGYPGAR; this comes from the coding sequence GTGAGGGACGCCCCGCCCGGCGGCGCCCCGGCCGCCGGCGCCCCCGCCGCCGGTGCGCCGGACGCGCGTCCGCGGCGCCGCGGGATCTGGGTGATGCTCGCGATCGCGACCGCGCTGGCCGTGCTCCTCCCGGCCGGGTTCCGGGTGTGGGGGGCGGCCGTCCGCCGGACGGTCACCGAGTCCGCCGAGTTCCGGCGCCCCGTCACCGAGGTGGAGATCGACGCGGGGAGCGCGCGGGTGACCCTCGGACCCGGGCAGGCCGGCCGGGTCCGGATCGTCAAGACGCTGACCTGGACGTTGAGCGAGCCTCGCGTCGAGCAGATCTGGGCGGGGGAACTGCTCCTCGTCCGCGTCTCCTGCGAGGGGCCCCGGCGGTGGTACCACGGCGGCGAATGCGACGCCGACATCGACCTGCGGATCCCGCCCCTGATCCGGGTCCGCGCCACCGCGGGCTCGGGCGAGGTCCGGGTACGCGGGATCGGCGGGGACCTCCGGCTGGAGACCGGATCGGGCCGCGTCCACCTGGCCGACGTGCGCGGGCGGGTCTGGGCGCGCGCCCGTTCCGGGCTGATCACGGGAACCGGCCTCACCTCGTACACGCTGGAGGCCACCGTGGAGTCCGGCCGCCTGGCGTTCGATTTCGAGAGGCCGCCGCGGCACGTGAAGCTGTCGGCCGGGTCGGGCGCGGGGCGGGTGACCGTGCCGCGAGGGTCGTACTACCGGGTCGAGCTGGAGACCGGCTCCGGTGCCGTGCGGGTGGACCCCGCGCTCAACGATCGTTCGTCGCTGCGCGGCATCGTCGGGAAGGTCGGGTCGGGGGCGCTGTCCATCGGCTATCCCGGTGCACGCTGA
- a CDS encoding GNAT family N-acetyltransferase encodes MRPTRLLTRGDAPVLAELLQENREFLAPWQPLQDQRHYTADGQDAVIRDALEQHERGTGVPHAILGDTGRVVGRITLSGIVRGPFLSCSVGYWVSGAENGRGYATAAVREIVRVAFEELGLHRVQAETLVHNVRSQRVLERNGFVRFGMAPEYLNIAGRWQDHVLFQVLNTDLTAPWPSGS; translated from the coding sequence ATGCGTCCCACCCGGCTACTGACTCGCGGCGATGCACCGGTCCTGGCGGAACTGCTCCAGGAGAACCGGGAGTTCCTCGCGCCGTGGCAACCGCTCCAGGACCAGCGCCACTACACCGCCGACGGCCAGGACGCGGTCATCCGGGACGCGCTGGAGCAGCACGAGCGGGGCACCGGCGTGCCGCACGCCATCCTCGGCGACACCGGGCGCGTGGTCGGGCGCATCACGCTGAGCGGCATCGTCCGGGGGCCCTTCCTGTCGTGCAGCGTGGGGTACTGGGTGAGCGGCGCCGAGAACGGCCGCGGCTACGCCACCGCGGCGGTCCGCGAGATCGTCCGGGTGGCGTTCGAGGAGCTGGGGCTGCACCGGGTCCAGGCGGAGACGCTGGTGCACAACGTCCGGTCGCAGCGGGTCCTGGAGCGCAACGGGTTCGTCCGTTTCGGCATGGCGCCGGAGTACCTCAACATCGCCGGCCGTTGGCAGGACCACGTCCTGTTCCAGGTGCTGAACACCGACCTCACCGCACCGTGGCCCAGCGGGTCCTGA
- a CDS encoding MetQ/NlpA family ABC transporter substrate-binding protein: MLRKITTVIASAGLLFGLAACGGSGNDAGTLTVGATSVPHAEILTHVKNDLAAKAGLKLEIKEFSNYEQLNPALNDGQLDANYFQHRPYLDESNQKTGQKLVFAGGVHLEPLGVYSKKVAKLQDLPRGATVALPSDPSNQARALRLLATGGLVTLKADAGETATEKDVTGNPKEIRFRPADAAALPRQLADVDAAVINGNYALEGGLTPAEDALVTESAQGNPYVNGLVTKAETKDDPQVRKLVELLTGPEVKKFIEEKYQGSVLPAA, from the coding sequence GTGCTGCGCAAGATCACTACAGTCATCGCGTCCGCGGGCCTGCTGTTCGGGCTGGCCGCCTGCGGCGGTTCGGGCAACGACGCCGGGACGCTCACGGTCGGCGCCACCTCGGTGCCGCACGCCGAGATCCTCACCCACGTCAAGAACGACCTCGCCGCGAAGGCCGGTCTCAAGCTGGAGATCAAGGAGTTCAGCAACTACGAGCAGCTGAACCCCGCGCTCAACGACGGCCAGCTCGACGCCAACTACTTCCAGCACCGGCCGTACCTGGACGAGTCCAACCAGAAGACCGGCCAGAAGCTGGTGTTCGCCGGCGGCGTCCACCTGGAGCCGCTGGGCGTCTACTCCAAGAAGGTCGCCAAGCTCCAGGACCTGCCGCGCGGCGCGACGGTCGCGCTGCCCAGCGACCCGTCCAACCAGGCCCGCGCCCTGCGGCTGCTGGCCACCGGCGGGCTCGTCACGCTGAAGGCGGACGCGGGCGAGACCGCCACCGAGAAGGACGTCACCGGCAACCCCAAGGAGATCAGGTTCCGGCCCGCCGACGCCGCCGCGCTGCCCCGCCAGCTCGCCGACGTCGACGCCGCCGTGATCAACGGGAACTACGCCCTGGAGGGCGGCCTGACCCCGGCCGAGGACGCGCTCGTGACGGAGAGCGCCCAGGGCAACCCGTACGTCAACGGGCTGGTCACCAAGGCCGAGACCAAGGACGACCCGCAGGTCAGGAAGCTCGTGGAACTGCTGACCGGTCCCGAGGTCAAGAAGTTCATCGAGGAGAAGTACCAGGGGTCGGTGCTGCCCGCCGCCTGA
- a CDS encoding lactate 2-monooxygenase, with protein sequence MSPLADFQNEIYLNGLGDERPGLPTDLTRLEGLAERRLSAGAFGYIAGSAGSEATARANRAAFDRLRIVPRMLRDVAVRDLAVEVLGTPMPAPVLLGPVGVQSIFHPDGEPATARAAAACGLTMVLSTAASYTIEEVAAANVTAGADGGEGGQGARWYQLYWPKDRELAVSFLGRARDAGYTTLVVTLDTVTLAWRPRDLDQAYLPFLRGIGVANYFSDPVFQKAVGGPVTDANRGAALMHWAANFGNPGLTWDDLAFLREHWDGPIALKGIQHPDDARRAVDAGMDGVIVSNHGGRQVDGAIASLDALPGVAEAVGDQATVLFDSGIRTGADVVKALALGAKAVLLGRPYCYGLALGGEAGVRHVLRCIQAELELTLALSGHTRPGDLSPEVLARPQ encoded by the coding sequence ATGAGCCCGCTGGCCGACTTCCAGAACGAGATCTACCTGAACGGGCTGGGCGACGAGCGGCCCGGCCTGCCCACCGATCTGACCCGGCTGGAAGGGCTGGCCGAGCGGAGGCTGTCGGCCGGCGCATTCGGCTACATCGCCGGGTCGGCGGGCAGCGAGGCCACCGCACGGGCCAACCGCGCCGCGTTCGACCGCCTGCGGATCGTGCCGCGGATGCTGCGCGACGTCGCCGTGCGCGACCTGGCGGTGGAGGTGCTGGGGACGCCGATGCCCGCGCCGGTGCTGCTCGGCCCGGTCGGCGTCCAGTCGATCTTCCACCCGGACGGGGAGCCGGCGACGGCCCGCGCCGCGGCGGCGTGCGGGCTGACGATGGTCCTGAGCACGGCCGCCTCGTACACCATCGAGGAGGTCGCCGCCGCGAACGTCACCGCGGGCGCCGACGGGGGAGAGGGCGGCCAGGGCGCCCGCTGGTACCAGCTCTACTGGCCCAAGGATCGCGAACTGGCCGTCAGCTTCCTGGGACGGGCCAGGGACGCCGGCTACACGACGCTGGTGGTCACCCTCGACACGGTCACGCTGGCGTGGCGCCCGCGCGACCTGGACCAGGCCTACCTGCCGTTCCTGCGCGGGATCGGCGTCGCCAACTACTTCAGCGACCCGGTCTTCCAGAAGGCGGTCGGCGGGCCGGTCACCGACGCCAACCGCGGCGCCGCGCTCATGCACTGGGCCGCCAACTTCGGAAACCCCGGACTGACCTGGGACGACCTGGCCTTCCTCCGCGAGCACTGGGACGGTCCGATCGCCCTCAAGGGCATCCAGCATCCCGACGACGCCCGGCGCGCGGTGGACGCCGGCATGGACGGCGTGATCGTCTCCAACCACGGCGGACGGCAGGTGGACGGGGCCATCGCCTCCCTGGACGCGCTTCCCGGGGTCGCCGAGGCCGTGGGCGACCAGGCCACGGTGCTGTTCGACAGCGGGATCCGCACCGGCGCGGACGTGGTCAAGGCGCTCGCACTGGGGGCGAAGGCGGTGCTGCTGGGCCGCCCCTACTGCTACGGCCTCGCCCTCGGCGGTGAGGCGGGCGTGCGGCACGTGCTGCGCTGCATCCAGGCGGAACTGGAACTGACCCTGGCGCTGTCCGGCCACACGCGCCCGGGCGACCTCTCTCCGGAGGTGCTGGCCCGTCCCCAGTGA
- a CDS encoding response regulator, with protein sequence MRIVIAEDSVLLRAGLIKLLETAGFEVPAATGDADGLLAAVEEHRPDAALVDVRMPPAFTDEGVRAALVIRRQWPEVALLLLSQYVEERYAADLLATNTSGVGYLLKDRVADVPTFLDALRRVAAGGTALDPEVVAQLLLRRQSDPLDRLTRREREVLGLMAEGRSNAGIAAALVVSESAVAKHINGIFSKLDLPDAEGDHRRVLAVLRFLGGGDA encoded by the coding sequence GTGCGGATCGTGATCGCCGAGGACTCGGTCCTGCTGCGGGCGGGACTGATCAAGCTGCTGGAGACGGCGGGGTTCGAGGTCCCGGCGGCGACCGGGGACGCCGACGGGCTGCTGGCCGCGGTGGAGGAGCACCGGCCGGACGCCGCCCTCGTGGACGTGCGGATGCCGCCCGCGTTCACCGACGAGGGCGTCCGCGCGGCGCTGGTGATCCGGCGGCAGTGGCCCGAGGTGGCGCTGCTGCTGTTGTCGCAGTACGTCGAGGAGCGGTACGCGGCCGACCTGCTGGCCACCAACACCAGCGGGGTCGGCTACCTCCTCAAGGACCGGGTGGCGGACGTCCCGACGTTCCTCGACGCCCTGCGCCGTGTCGCCGCGGGCGGTACGGCGCTGGACCCCGAGGTGGTCGCGCAGCTGCTGCTGCGGCGGCAGAGCGATCCGCTCGACCGCCTCACCCGGCGCGAACGGGAGGTGCTGGGGCTCATGGCCGAGGGCCGGTCGAACGCGGGCATCGCGGCCGCGCTCGTGGTCAGCGAGAGCGCGGTCGCCAAGCACATCAACGGGATCTTCTCCAAGCTCGATCTCCCGGACGCCGAGGGCGACCACCGCCGCGTGCTGGCGGTGCTGCGGTTCCTGGGCGGTGGGGACGCGTGA
- a CDS encoding STM4015 family protein: MISEHLTEYDGLPVTVFDPKAGPGTAGLPAPDETAWTVRLVEDWDDSIDPEFLDRFTAAVDGTRVTHLIIGNWGNLGKDDPTPVSVLTAVADRLPNLRALFFGDIVLEEQEISWIEHSDITPLFNAFPTLERLDVRGGQGLEMKPVRHERLRTLRFESGGLPGGVVRAVAASDLPALDRLELWLGTSNYGGDATVEDLAPILSGERLPSLRCLGLEDSEIEDEIATAVAGAPVVARLESLSLGMGTLTDRGVEALLSGQPLTHLAFLGLNHAYLTKETRERVQAALPGVRIDLSDGQDPADDWPYVAVAE; the protein is encoded by the coding sequence ATGATCAGCGAACATCTGACGGAGTACGACGGTCTCCCGGTGACGGTCTTCGACCCGAAGGCCGGCCCGGGGACCGCCGGCCTCCCCGCCCCGGACGAGACGGCCTGGACGGTCCGGCTGGTCGAGGACTGGGACGACAGCATCGATCCGGAGTTCCTGGACCGGTTCACGGCCGCGGTCGACGGCACCCGGGTCACCCACCTGATCATCGGGAACTGGGGCAACCTCGGCAAGGACGACCCCACCCCGGTGAGCGTCCTGACCGCCGTGGCGGACCGCCTCCCCAACCTCCGGGCGCTGTTCTTCGGCGACATCGTGCTGGAGGAACAGGAGATCTCCTGGATCGAGCACAGCGACATCACCCCGCTGTTCAACGCGTTCCCCACCCTGGAACGGCTGGACGTGCGCGGCGGTCAGGGGCTGGAGATGAAGCCCGTCCGCCACGAGCGGCTGAGGACGTTGCGGTTCGAGTCCGGTGGCCTTCCCGGCGGGGTGGTGCGGGCGGTGGCGGCCAGCGACCTGCCCGCGCTGGACCGTCTCGAACTGTGGCTGGGCACGTCCAACTACGGCGGCGACGCGACCGTCGAGGACCTGGCACCGATCCTGAGCGGTGAACGCCTCCCCTCGCTGCGCTGCCTGGGGCTGGAGGACAGCGAGATCGAGGACGAGATCGCGACGGCGGTGGCGGGCGCGCCCGTGGTCGCGCGGCTGGAGTCGCTGAGCCTGGGCATGGGGACGCTGACCGACCGGGGCGTGGAGGCGCTCCTGTCCGGGCAGCCGCTCACCCACCTCGCGTTCCTGGGGCTGAACCACGCCTACCTGACCAAGGAGACCCGGGAGCGCGTCCAGGCGGCCCTGCCCGGCGTCCGGATCGACCTCAGCGACGGCCAGGACCCCGCGGACGACTGGCCGTACGTCGCCGTCGCCGAATGA
- a CDS encoding methionine ABC transporter ATP-binding protein, with the protein MIQIEKLSKVYRSRGREVNAVDGVDLTVREGEVFGVLGRSGAGKSTLLRCVNLLERPDSGRIVVDGRDLLSLDGRALRRARQGIGMIHQHFGLLSSRTVAGNVAFPLEVMGVPKAERAGRVAELLELVGLAEQARAYPAQLSGGQKQRVGIARALAGRPKVLLSDEATSALDPETTASILELLRDLNRRLGLTVLLITHEMEVVKRICDSVAIMREGRVVESGPVRELLLRPGSELARDLLPLPETVPDGPAAATVVDVTFEGESADRPFISSLARTYSIDVNILGGSVERIGGTRFGRLRIELPGDPDLNAAQIAHLREAGLTVEVRTPAAPEPLAGTAVPETAAEEASLS; encoded by the coding sequence GTGATTCAGATCGAAAAACTCAGCAAGGTCTACCGCTCGCGCGGCCGCGAGGTGAACGCGGTGGACGGCGTCGACCTGACCGTCCGCGAGGGCGAGGTGTTCGGCGTCCTCGGCCGCAGCGGCGCGGGCAAGAGCACCCTGCTGCGCTGCGTGAACCTGCTGGAACGCCCCGACTCCGGCCGGATCGTCGTCGACGGCCGTGACCTGCTGTCCCTGGACGGCCGCGCGCTGCGCCGGGCCCGCCAGGGGATCGGCATGATCCACCAGCACTTCGGGCTGCTGTCCAGCCGTACCGTCGCGGGCAACGTGGCCTTCCCCCTGGAGGTCATGGGCGTCCCCAAGGCGGAACGGGCGGGCCGGGTGGCCGAGCTGCTGGAACTGGTCGGGCTGGCCGAGCAGGCCAGGGCGTACCCGGCCCAGCTCTCGGGCGGGCAGAAGCAGCGCGTCGGCATCGCCCGCGCGCTGGCCGGGCGGCCCAAGGTGCTGCTCTCCGACGAGGCCACCTCGGCGCTGGACCCCGAGACCACGGCCTCCATCCTGGAACTGCTGCGCGACCTCAACCGCCGGCTCGGTCTCACCGTCCTGCTGATCACCCACGAGATGGAGGTGGTCAAGCGGATCTGCGACTCGGTCGCGATCATGCGGGAGGGGCGCGTGGTGGAGTCCGGCCCGGTGCGCGAGCTGCTGCTGCGCCCCGGGTCCGAGCTGGCCCGCGACCTGCTGCCGCTCCCCGAGACCGTCCCGGACGGCCCCGCGGCGGCGACCGTGGTGGACGTCACCTTCGAGGGGGAGAGCGCGGACCGGCCGTTCATCTCCTCGCTGGCCCGCACGTACTCGATCGACGTCAACATCCTCGGCGGCTCGGTCGAGCGGATCGGCGGCACGCGGTTCGGCAGGCTGCGGATCGAGCTGCCCGGGGACCCGGACCTCAACGCGGCGCAGATCGCCCACCTGCGCGAGGCCGGGCTCACCGTCGAGGTCCGCACCCCCGCCGCTCCCGAGCCCCTCGCCGGGACCGCCGTTCCCGAGACCGCCGCTGAGGAGGCGTCGCTGTCATGA
- a CDS encoding sensor histidine kinase, whose product MASVSLLRRARGYVPWSAAPWRDTAFAASGVPLQFGAWAVLIAPWAIWEPVRAVPVLIALLAPVLVVAVLAHPLASAHRERCWAMLGLHVPPPEERPGRFRTEGYWRVLAYHLLAGPVLAFGAMAVIVAWAGGAALAGVGAYAWALPPLTAFQVAAFSMGGVALLLAAPWLAMAVRNMDARAVVVLLGPDRARELERRVEDLAEKRAGVVDAADIERRRIERDLHDGAQQRLVALAMNLGLARETLTGVPDDAMRVIVEAHEEAKEALAEMRDLIRGLHPAVLEDRGLDAALSGIAARVPLPVRLRVDVPRRASSTVEAVAYFVVSEALTNVVRHARASKVEIEVTRRGDVLSVSVADDGAGGADPSKGSGLTGLGRRVRSVDGTFRIVSPEGGPTTVTVELPCVL is encoded by the coding sequence ATGGCATCGGTCTCCTTACTGCGGCGTGCGCGCGGGTACGTACCGTGGTCGGCGGCGCCGTGGCGGGACACCGCGTTCGCGGCGTCGGGGGTGCCGCTGCAGTTCGGCGCCTGGGCCGTCCTCATCGCGCCGTGGGCGATCTGGGAGCCGGTGCGGGCGGTGCCCGTACTGATCGCGCTGCTGGCCCCGGTCCTCGTCGTCGCCGTGCTGGCGCATCCGCTCGCCTCGGCGCACCGGGAGCGCTGCTGGGCGATGCTGGGCCTGCACGTCCCGCCGCCGGAGGAACGGCCCGGCAGGTTCCGAACGGAGGGGTACTGGCGCGTCCTCGCCTACCACCTCCTCGCCGGGCCGGTGCTGGCCTTCGGGGCGATGGCGGTGATCGTCGCGTGGGCGGGCGGCGCCGCGCTGGCCGGTGTCGGGGCGTACGCCTGGGCGCTCCCGCCGCTCACCGCCTTCCAGGTCGCCGCCTTCAGCATGGGCGGGGTCGCCCTGCTGCTGGCCGCGCCCTGGCTCGCCATGGCCGTCCGGAACATGGACGCCCGCGCCGTCGTGGTGCTGCTCGGCCCGGACCGGGCCAGGGAGCTGGAACGCCGGGTCGAGGACCTGGCCGAGAAGCGCGCCGGCGTGGTCGACGCCGCCGACATCGAACGCCGGCGGATCGAGCGCGACCTGCACGACGGCGCCCAGCAGCGGCTGGTCGCGCTCGCCATGAACCTGGGCCTGGCGAGGGAGACGCTGACCGGCGTGCCCGACGACGCGATGCGGGTGATCGTGGAGGCGCACGAGGAGGCCAAGGAGGCCCTCGCCGAGATGCGCGACCTGATCCGCGGGCTGCATCCGGCCGTCCTGGAGGACCGCGGGCTGGACGCGGCCCTGTCGGGCATCGCGGCCCGCGTGCCGCTGCCGGTGCGGCTGCGGGTCGACGTTCCGCGCCGGGCCTCCTCCACGGTCGAGGCCGTCGCCTACTTCGTGGTCTCCGAGGCCCTCACCAACGTGGTCAGGCACGCGCGGGCGTCGAAGGTGGAGATCGAGGTGACGCGGCGCGGGGACGTGCTGTCGGTGAGCGTCGCCGACGACGGGGCGGGCGGCGCGGACCCCTCCAAGGGCTCCGGACTGACCGGGCTGGGGCGCCGGGTCCGTTCGGTCGACGGTACCTTCCGCATCGTCAGCCCCGAGGGCGGGCCGACCACCGTGACCGTGGAGCTGCCATGCGTGCTGTGA
- a CDS encoding methionine ABC transporter permease, with product MTWTEMAPLLRQGTLETLQMTIWSTLFTAAGGILVGVLLVLTARDGLLPSRTAGAVLGLVVNVGRSIPFVILMMGIIPFTRLVVGTSIGTQAAIVPLTVAAIPFYARLVETALREVEPGTVAAARAMGASRPELVRKVLLREARPGLIAGLTITVIALIGYSAIAGAIGGGGLGDLAIRYGYQRFETTMMLAILVLLVVLVAIVQLAGDLFVRRLTHR from the coding sequence ATGACCTGGACCGAGATGGCGCCGCTGCTGCGCCAGGGGACGCTCGAGACGCTCCAGATGACGATCTGGTCGACCCTGTTCACCGCCGCGGGCGGGATCCTGGTCGGGGTGCTGCTGGTCCTCACCGCCCGGGACGGGCTGCTGCCCTCACGCACGGCCGGCGCCGTCCTGGGGCTGGTGGTCAACGTCGGCCGCTCGATCCCGTTCGTCATCCTGATGATGGGGATCATCCCGTTCACCCGGCTGGTGGTGGGCACCTCGATCGGCACCCAGGCGGCGATCGTCCCGCTCACGGTGGCGGCGATCCCGTTCTACGCGCGGCTGGTCGAGACCGCGCTGCGCGAGGTCGAGCCCGGAACGGTCGCGGCGGCCCGCGCGATGGGCGCGTCCCGGCCCGAACTCGTCCGCAAGGTGCTGCTCCGCGAGGCCCGGCCGGGCCTGATCGCGGGCCTCACGATCACCGTCATCGCGCTGATCGGGTACTCGGCCATCGCCGGGGCGATCGGCGGCGGCGGACTGGGCGACCTGGCCATCCGGTACGGCTACCAGCGCTTCGAGACCACGATGATGCTCGCGATCCTGGTGCTGCTGGTGGTCCTGGTGGCGATCGTCCAGCTGGCCGGCGACCTGTTCGTCCGGCGCCTGACGCACCGGTGA